The stretch of DNA GCCATGCCGATCGCGCAGATCGCCGGGCTGCTGGGCTATGGCGAGCAGAGTTCGTACAACCGCGCCTGTCGGCGCTGGTTCGGCCAGACCCCGCTGGAAAGGCGCAGGGCGCTATTGGGCTAGACGCTATCGGACCCACCCCTATAGCCGCAGTTCCTCTTCGACCGCGAGGTTCTCCTGCGCGAGCGAGCGTTGCCGCCGCGACCAGGCGCCCGGAAGCGAAGAAACCGGTAGCAAGTACTTGCGCGCCGGTTCCGCCGGCATCGGTGCGCAGTGGGGCAGGTGGAAGCCCTGCAGCGGCAGGCGCACTAATTCGGAGATTCCAGGTAGAGCCCGACCAAGCCTGGTCCGCCCGACTGCCGATGCTTCTGGCCGTTAGCGGTCTTTGAAGCGGCTGAGGCCGGAGATGGTTGTCCCGACCGCTTCCGACCCGAAACGGACGCTGCGGCCATCGGCATTCGGCCTCCGCTGGGTCGTGACGACGGCGTGACCAAGGTCCATGAAGGGCCCACCTAGGATCACGCTCCGAACTCCGGTTTCCCTGCGCTGGGTTCTCAAGGAGGGCTCATGCATTCTCGGCGACTCGCAACATGGCTCGCGGCCGTCACCATGCTGGCCTTACCGAAGGCATACGCCCAGGACGCGGATGAGTTAGCCAAGCAGCTTTCCAACCCGATCGCCAGCCTGATCAGTGTCCCTTTGCAGTTCAACTATGACGATGGCATCGGGCCAACCGATGACGGAAGCAAGAGCTACGTCAACGTGCAGCCGGTGATTCCAGTCTCGATTGGCGAGAACTGGAACATGATCTCGCGCACGATCATTCCGATCGTGTACCAGGAGGACATCTTCCCCGGAGCGGGCAGCCAGTTCGGCACGGGTGATGTTCTGCAGAGCCTCTTCTTCTCGCCAAAGGCATTGACGGCGTCTGGCTGGACATGGGGCGTGGGCCCCGCCTTGCTACTGCCAACGGCCAGCGATGATCTCCTGGGCTCAGACAAATGGGGCGCCGGGCCCACCGCCGTTGGGTTGAAACAGACTGCGTCGGGTTGGACGTATGGCGCGCTGGTGAACCACATCTGGTCGTTCGCGGGTGACGACGATCGTTCCGACATCAGCTCCACCTTCCTCCAGCCGTTCCTGGCGAAAGGACTTGGCCAGGGACGGACGCTGTCGCTCAACCTGGAGTCGACTTACGACTGGAAGGCCGAGCAATGGACGGTGCCTATCAACCTCGGATACTCCAAGGTCAGCAAAATCGGGACGCAACTGGTGAGCTACCAGGGCGGCGTCCGCTACTACGTCGAGGCGCCCGACAGCGGCGCCGAATGGGGGCTGCGCTTCACCTTCACCTTGCTTTACCCGGCGAAGTAAATGCTGTGCGCTTGGCGCGCCCGCCAGCGAGGACATGACCATGAGCCGCGTCGATGACCGTTCCGCTCCGTTGCGCACGATCCTGCTGATCGCGGCGCTCGTCATGATCACCACGCCCGGCTGCAACAGGTCCGACGCTCCCACCGCGCAGAGCCCAAAACCTTCCGCCGCCCCGGCCGCTGATGCCGAGCAGCCGACTGATCAGGAGATCGTTGACGCCTGGTCCTATTTGTACGGGCGCTACCTGGTGCTGCAGCAGGAAGACCACGACATCAACGTCGAGAAGGTCGGCTTCAACAAGATCAAGTACAACCCCCTCGGCTCGGCGCAGTTCGTCAATCCCAACATGGACGTCGCCTACCTAGAAGCCTGGATCGCGGTGGACAAGGACCACGCGGTGGTCCTCAACGTGCCGAAGGTGACTGGTCGCTACTACACGGCGCAGCTGCTCGATGGCTGGGGCGAGGTCATCGCCAATATCAACGAGCGCACCTATCCCGACCACCCCAACGGCAAGTTCGCGCTGGTGCTGAAGGGTTCCAACCCACCGGTGCCGACCGATGCGGTCAAGATCGAGTTGCCGGCCGCGAAGGCGAAGCTGCTTGCCAGAGTGGAACTCAAGGACAGCCCGGCCCAGGCCAAGAAGCTACAGGAGCAGTTCACGCTGGAGGTGCCGGAAGGCATCCAGATCGAACCCCCGCTGGCGATATCGGAGTTCACTCCCGCCAAACCGATCGGCGTCGAGATCTTCGACAATGTATCAGGCGTGCTGGAGACCTACCCCGACCGCATGCCCAAGGCCCCGCAGTACCAGGCCCTGGCCGAGAAGATCGCCGCCTACCTCAAGGCCAATCCGCAGGCGCGCGATAGCGTAGCCTCGATCGTGAACGAACGCGCCGTGCCGGAGTTCCTGCAGCGCATCAAGGGCTTCGGCACGCAAAAGGGCGGTTGGTCCGTGACCTACGCAGCCGGCAAGTTTGGCAACGACGTCGCCGCCCGCGATGTCATCAACTATGGCGGCCTGTGGGCCAACACCGCCGACGAAGCGCTGTACTTCATCGGGTTGACCGACAGCGAGATGCGCCCGCTCGATGGCAGCAAGACCTACGAGATCCGCTTCCCCAAGGGCGGCATGCCCGATTCTCAGGTCAATGCGTTCTGGTCGGTGACGGCCTACAGCGTGCCGGACTTCCGCGTCGTGCCCAACCCGCTCAAGCGCTACAACCTCAACAACATCTCGCGCCTAAAGGCCAACCCCGACGGCACCACGAGCATCTGGCTGGCGCCGAAGCTTCCCAAGGGCACCGACGAGAGCAACTGGCTGCCAACGCCCGACGGCAAGGGCTACTCGCTGAACTTCCGCATGTATGGCGCAAAGGCCGACGTGGTGAACGGCAAGTGGTTCCCACCGCCGATCGAGGCGAAAGCGCAGTAGCTTCGCCAAATTTCGATCTCGTGATCTCTCCCAGGAGATTCGACATGAATGTCCGGCTCATCACCATCGCCATCCTAATCACCTTACTGATCGCGTCCTGCAATGTGCCTGAAACCGGCGCGCCCACGCAGGCGAACGCGCCCCAGACGGCTGCGCCGGCGGTCCCTACTGCGGCGCCGGCCGACGACGGCAGCCGCTTCGACACATTGGCCAACGCCGCATTCGTCGAGAACCGACCGACGGCGGAGACGGCGAAGATGCTGCGTGACGAACTGCTGTTCCAGCGCGCCACGCAGACCTACCTGTGGGCCTTTCCGTTGATCAACACCCTCGGCATGAAGGTTGGCTCCGAGAAGACCTTCGGCGCCGGCTACAACGTCCTGCCCGTGTGGAAGAAGCGCCTTGATGCCAAGACGCTGGTCACCACACCGAACTCCGATGTCATCTATGCGATGAGCTACCTCGACCTTGGCAAGGACGGCCCGATGGTGTTCGAAGCACCGGCGGGACTGCAGGGCATCCTGCTGGACTTCTGGCAGCGCCCCATTCCGGTCGACGGCGGCAAGTTCTTCGGTGACGTCGGAATGCCCGGACCGGACGGGGGCAAGGGCGGAAAGTTCCTGATTGTGCCGCCGGGCTACAAGGGCAACGTGCCGTCGGGCTATTACGTGTACCGCTCGGGCACCAACAACGTATTCGTGTTCCTGCGCTCGTTCTATCAGGACCCGAATGACCTGTCGGGCGCGGTCGCTACCATGGAAGGCGCGAAGATCTATCCACTCGGCGCGGCCAATCCGAAGCCGATGGAGTTTCCGGATGCGTCGGGCAAACCGGCGAACCTGCTGCCGATCAGCGACGCCACCGCCTTCGACGAGCTGAAGAAGCTGCTTGACAGCGAGGGCGCCAACCTGGGTGACCCCGATTGGCTGGGCATGCTGGCAGGCATCGGCATCGTCAAAGGGCAGCCGTTTAATCCAGACGCCAATACGCGAGCCATCCTCGATAAAGCGGCGAAGACGGGCTACAAGATGAGTCGGGTGATCGGCTTCGAAGAGAAGGTCAGCGGGCGCGACTTCCGCGTCTACCCAGACCGACGCTGGGTCAATCCCGTGGCGGACGGAACGCCGGAAAACCCGGGAGGACCGTTCGACCTGGCCTCGCGCCGAAAGGCAGAGGGCTATACCGACATCGACACGCGCGTCTGGTTCTTCACAGACTACTACTCACTAAGTCCCGGCATGCTGTCGCAGATTCCAGGCAAGGGCGCGAAGTACATGATCGCCTTCACCGATAGCAAGGGCGTGCCTCTCACGGGCGGCAAGGATTACAGCCTGAAGTTGCCGGCCAACATTCCGGCGGCAAACTTCTGGTCGGTCACCCTGTACGAAGCCGAGAACGCGTCTGGCTACGCCAGCGGCCGCCCGTTCCCGTCGCTGGGTTCCCGCGACAAGCCCAAGCAGAACGCGGACGGAAGCACAGACGTCTACTTTGGACCGAAGTCGCCTGTCGGCAACGAGACGAACTGGATGGAAACCGTACCCGGCAAGGGCTACTTCGCGATTCTGCGGCTCTACTCGCCGACCGAACCGGCGATCAGCAAGAGCTGGAAGCCCGGCGATATTGAGCCGGTCCGGTAGTTGATGGTTTCTGCGGGAGTCAACGGGAGCTTCGCCATGCACACCTCTGTCGGCCTTGCCGTTCAATCCGTTTCGACCCTGACGCTTGCCGTCGGCCTTGTGACTGCTGGCTGCACCAAAAGCGACGGGAACGGACCGACGGACGCTGGAACTTCCGCCGCGCCGGCGGCCACCGAGACAGCGTCCGCGGACCTGTCGAAGGGCGAAGGCAGGCAG from Lysobacter arenosi encodes:
- a CDS encoding transporter, which codes for MHSRRLATWLAAVTMLALPKAYAQDADELAKQLSNPIASLISVPLQFNYDDGIGPTDDGSKSYVNVQPVIPVSIGENWNMISRTIIPIVYQEDIFPGAGSQFGTGDVLQSLFFSPKALTASGWTWGVGPALLLPTASDDLLGSDKWGAGPTAVGLKQTASGWTYGALVNHIWSFAGDDDRSDISSTFLQPFLAKGLGQGRTLSLNLESTYDWKAEQWTVPINLGYSKVSKIGTQLVSYQGGVRYYVEAPDSGAEWGLRFTFTLLYPAK
- a CDS encoding DUF1214 domain-containing protein → MSRVDDRSAPLRTILLIAALVMITTPGCNRSDAPTAQSPKPSAAPAADAEQPTDQEIVDAWSYLYGRYLVLQQEDHDINVEKVGFNKIKYNPLGSAQFVNPNMDVAYLEAWIAVDKDHAVVLNVPKVTGRYYTAQLLDGWGEVIANINERTYPDHPNGKFALVLKGSNPPVPTDAVKIELPAAKAKLLARVELKDSPAQAKKLQEQFTLEVPEGIQIEPPLAISEFTPAKPIGVEIFDNVSGVLETYPDRMPKAPQYQALAEKIAAYLKANPQARDSVASIVNERAVPEFLQRIKGFGTQKGGWSVTYAAGKFGNDVAARDVINYGGLWANTADEALYFIGLTDSEMRPLDGSKTYEIRFPKGGMPDSQVNAFWSVTAYSVPDFRVVPNPLKRYNLNNISRLKANPDGTTSIWLAPKLPKGTDESNWLPTPDGKGYSLNFRMYGAKADVVNGKWFPPPIEAKAQ
- a CDS encoding DUF1254 domain-containing protein; translated protein: MNVRLITIAILITLLIASCNVPETGAPTQANAPQTAAPAVPTAAPADDGSRFDTLANAAFVENRPTAETAKMLRDELLFQRATQTYLWAFPLINTLGMKVGSEKTFGAGYNVLPVWKKRLDAKTLVTTPNSDVIYAMSYLDLGKDGPMVFEAPAGLQGILLDFWQRPIPVDGGKFFGDVGMPGPDGGKGGKFLIVPPGYKGNVPSGYYVYRSGTNNVFVFLRSFYQDPNDLSGAVATMEGAKIYPLGAANPKPMEFPDASGKPANLLPISDATAFDELKKLLDSEGANLGDPDWLGMLAGIGIVKGQPFNPDANTRAILDKAAKTGYKMSRVIGFEEKVSGRDFRVYPDRRWVNPVADGTPENPGGPFDLASRRKAEGYTDIDTRVWFFTDYYSLSPGMLSQIPGKGAKYMIAFTDSKGVPLTGGKDYSLKLPANIPAANFWSVTLYEAENASGYASGRPFPSLGSRDKPKQNADGSTDVYFGPKSPVGNETNWMETVPGKGYFAILRLYSPTEPAISKSWKPGDIEPVR